In a genomic window of Bacteroidetes bacterium SB0662_bin_6:
- a CDS encoding 30S ribosomal protein S12: protein MPTIQQLVRQGRARKPGKTKAAALEGSPQKRGVCTRVYTTTPKKPNSALRKVAKVRLTNGYEVIAYIPGEGHNLQEHSIVLVRGGRVKDLPGVKYHIVRGALDTAGVGDRMQSRSKYGAKRPRK, encoded by the coding sequence GTGCCAACTATTCAGCAGCTCGTTCGCCAGGGCCGGGCCCGAAAGCCTGGAAAGACCAAAGCTGCGGCGCTCGAAGGCAGTCCGCAGAAGCGGGGCGTCTGTACGCGCGTCTACACGACGACGCCGAAGAAGCCCAACTCTGCGCTTCGCAAGGTAGCCAAGGTGCGGCTTACGAACGGTTATGAGGTGATCGCCTACATTCCGGGCGAGGGGCACAATTTGCAGGAACATTCGATTGTGCTTGTGCGCGGCGGGCGCGTAAAGGACCTGCCCGGCGTGAAGTATCATATTGTACGTGGCGCACTGGATACGGCGGGCGTGGGGGATCGCATGCAGAGTCGGTCGAAGTACGGTGCAAAAAGGCCGCGGAAGTAA
- the rpsG gene encoding 30S ribosomal protein S7, whose translation MRRNRAEKRKAVEDSVYGDELVGRFISSVLKDGKKSTAQRLVYNAFEIAGERSGEPGIEVFRKAVNNVAPLIEVRSRRVGGATYQVPVEVRPERRTALAFRWIIRYARARSDKSFALRLANELQAAANGEGGSVKKKDDTHRMAESNKAFAHFRF comes from the coding sequence ATGCGCAGAAACAGAGCAGAAAAACGCAAGGCGGTCGAAGATTCCGTCTATGGCGACGAGCTCGTGGGCCGTTTTATCAGCAGTGTGCTGAAAGATGGCAAGAAAAGCACGGCGCAAAGACTTGTGTATAATGCGTTCGAGATTGCAGGAGAGCGTAGCGGCGAGCCGGGCATCGAGGTGTTCAGAAAGGCCGTAAACAATGTGGCGCCGCTTATTGAAGTGCGGAGCCGCCGGGTAGGCGGGGCTACCTATCAGGTACCCGTCGAAGTGCGCCCCGAGCGCCGTACAGCGCTGGCATTCCGGTGGATTATCAGATATGCGCGAGCCCGCAGCGACAAGAGCTTTGCCTTGCGGCTTGCGAATGAGTTACAGGCTGCTGCAAATGGAGAGGGAGGGTCTGTGAAGAAGAAAGACGATACGCACAGAATGGCTGAGTCCAATAAAGCATTCGCTCATTTTCGGTTTTAA
- the hflB gene encoding ATP-dependent zinc metalloprotease FtsH translates to MSETGPEHTQPEVDNSSREDSSRPLKRRPKLAVWIYLAVFLMLLFHILLFRSVGSSNPIDYKIFLQHVENGYVDKVVVVNDQRIEGVYTPEAVERGLVEVPEPTNNFLTGRSEETPLEFSSTKPDDHNLTDFLLDYNAQAGADDQSTVEFSARVEERWFGGMLAWIFPLLLIVFLWIFLIRRMNPGSQVLNIGKNKAVLFDAMGDQQLTFRDVAGLDEAKEEVAEVADFLTNPKKFIKLGGKLPKGVLLVGPPGTGKTLLAKAVAGEAGVPFFSLSGSDFVEMFVGVGAARVRDLFKQAKEKAPCIIFIDEIDAIGRTRGRGMMMGANDERENTLNQLLVEMDGFNTDKGVIIMAATNRPDVLDSALLRPGRFDRQIMIDKPDRRERAEIFRVHTRRLVLHDEVNMEVLAGQTPGFAGAEIANVCNEAALLAAREEKDSIEMEDFERAIDRVIAGLEKKNKLISPEERKIVAYHEAGHAITGWFLENTDPVVKVSIIPRGLAALGYAQYLPEERYLYTKEALLDRMTMAIGGRVAEEIVFGRISTGAQNDLERITRMAYAMVVYYGMSERIGSVSYNRSNRDQDAPVFEKPYSNETARIIDEEVRVIIDEIRERARTLLEEKRTSLEDMAKALLEKEVLGPKEIVEILGPRPYGEYITLNGAPDQKVSMEAGGNGAVADDSHAEFDEETAPDAKANSEETGEAAGSTQI, encoded by the coding sequence ATGTCGGAAACCGGCCCTGAACACACACAACCGGAAGTGGACAATTCGTCCAGAGAGGACAGCTCGCGGCCGCTGAAACGCAGGCCGAAGCTTGCCGTGTGGATATATCTGGCGGTATTTCTGATGCTGCTCTTCCACATTTTGCTCTTCCGGTCTGTCGGGTCATCGAATCCGATCGACTACAAAATATTTCTTCAGCATGTGGAGAACGGGTATGTCGATAAGGTGGTCGTTGTCAACGATCAGCGTATCGAGGGGGTGTATACGCCCGAAGCCGTCGAACGGGGGCTGGTCGAGGTACCGGAGCCGACAAACAATTTTCTTACCGGCCGTTCCGAAGAGACCCCTCTTGAGTTTTCCAGTACGAAGCCTGACGACCATAATCTGACCGATTTCTTGCTGGATTACAATGCGCAGGCCGGCGCCGATGATCAATCCACTGTGGAATTTTCGGCACGTGTCGAGGAGCGGTGGTTCGGGGGCATGCTGGCATGGATTTTCCCCCTGCTTCTTATTGTTTTCCTGTGGATTTTTCTGATTCGACGTATGAATCCGGGATCTCAGGTCCTCAATATCGGAAAGAACAAGGCAGTGCTTTTCGACGCTATGGGCGATCAGCAGTTAACGTTCAGGGATGTGGCGGGACTCGACGAGGCCAAGGAAGAGGTTGCCGAAGTAGCCGATTTTCTGACGAATCCGAAAAAGTTCATCAAGCTGGGTGGCAAACTCCCCAAAGGCGTGCTGCTCGTGGGTCCTCCGGGGACGGGCAAGACCTTGCTGGCGAAGGCTGTCGCCGGGGAAGCCGGAGTTCCTTTCTTTTCCCTGTCCGGATCCGATTTTGTCGAAATGTTCGTGGGGGTAGGCGCCGCCCGTGTGCGGGATCTTTTCAAACAGGCCAAGGAGAAGGCGCCCTGCATCATTTTTATCGACGAAATTGACGCTATCGGACGGACTCGCGGGCGCGGTATGATGATGGGGGCCAACGACGAACGCGAGAATACGCTGAATCAGCTACTTGTCGAGATGGACGGGTTCAATACCGACAAGGGGGTCATTATCATGGCCGCCACCAATCGCCCGGACGTGCTTGACAGTGCATTGCTGCGTCCCGGCCGTTTTGACCGGCAGATCATGATAGACAAACCGGACCGGCGTGAGCGCGCGGAAATTTTCAGGGTGCATACCCGCCGGTTGGTGTTGCATGATGAGGTGAATATGGAGGTGCTGGCCGGGCAAACACCGGGCTTTGCAGGCGCCGAAATCGCCAATGTATGCAATGAGGCGGCCTTGCTTGCCGCCCGGGAAGAAAAGGACTCCATCGAGATGGAGGATTTCGAGCGTGCGATCGATCGGGTGATCGCCGGGCTTGAAAAGAAGAACAAACTCATTTCGCCGGAAGAGCGAAAGATTGTTGCCTACCACGAGGCGGGACACGCCATTACAGGCTGGTTTCTGGAGAATACCGATCCGGTTGTCAAAGTATCGATTATACCACGCGGTCTGGCTGCGCTCGGCTATGCCCAGTATCTCCCCGAAGAACGATATCTCTACACCAAAGAGGCGTTGCTGGATCGAATGACCATGGCCATCGGCGGACGCGTTGCCGAGGAAATCGTATTCGGACGTATCTCGACCGGGGCGCAGAATGATCTCGAACGCATTACCAGGATGGCGTATGCCATGGTGGTCTACTACGGCATGAGCGAGCGGATCGGCAGTGTCTCTTATAATCGCTCGAACCGGGATCAGGATGCGCCGGTTTTCGAGAAACCATATTCCAACGAAACTGCTCGTATTATCGACGAGGAAGTGCGGGTCATCATTGATGAAATTCGCGAGCGTGCGCGTACATTGCTGGAGGAGAAGCGTACATCGCTTGAAGACATGGCGAAGGCATTACTGGAAAAAGAGGTGCTGGGTCCGAAAGAGATTGTCGAGATTCTCGGGCCCCGCCCGTATGGTGAATACATTACGCTGAACGGCGCTCCTGATCAGAAAGTTAGTATGGAGGCTGGTGGAAACGGAGCTGTTGCAGACGATTCGCATGCGGAATTTGACGAGGAGACCGCCCCGGATGCCAAGGCAAACTCTGAAGAGACAGGCGAAGCTGCCGGCAGTACACAAATCTGA
- the tuf gene encoding elongation factor Tu, with amino-acid sequence MAKETFERNKPHVNIGTIGHVDHGKTTLTAAITLVLNRRVEDPANEIRSFDSIDNAPEERERGITIATAHVEYATEARHYAHVDCPGHADYVKNMVTGAAQMDGAILVVAATDGPMPQTREHILLARQVGVPYIVVFLNKVDLVDDEELLELVEMEVRELLDAYEFPGDDTPVISGSALGALNGESEWEDKVIELMSAVDTYIPTPAREMDKPFLMPVEDIFSITGRGTVATGRIERGVVNVGEAVDILGMQEEKLSSTVTGVEMFRKLLDTGQAGDNVGLLLRGIDKDAIERGMVICKPGSITPHRHFECEVYVLSKDEGGRHTPFFKGYRPQFYFRTTDVTGDIELPSGVEMVMPGDNTQFEVKLIQPVAMEEGLRFAIREGGRTVGAGVVTKILD; translated from the coding sequence ATGGCCAAGGAAACTTTTGAACGCAATAAGCCTCACGTGAACATAGGCACGATCGGGCATGTGGATCACGGAAAGACTACGCTGACGGCAGCGATTACGCTGGTTTTGAATCGTCGCGTGGAAGATCCGGCGAATGAAATCCGTTCGTTCGATTCCATCGACAATGCCCCTGAAGAGCGCGAACGCGGCATCACGATCGCTACGGCGCATGTGGAGTATGCCACGGAAGCGCGGCATTATGCCCATGTGGATTGTCCGGGACACGCGGACTATGTCAAAAACATGGTTACGGGAGCGGCCCAGATGGATGGAGCGATCCTCGTGGTGGCGGCAACCGATGGCCCCATGCCGCAGACCCGGGAACACATTCTGCTTGCTCGTCAGGTGGGTGTACCCTACATCGTGGTGTTTTTGAACAAGGTAGACCTTGTCGATGACGAGGAGTTACTGGAACTCGTCGAGATGGAGGTTCGGGAACTGCTGGATGCGTATGAGTTTCCCGGAGATGATACGCCGGTCATTTCAGGTTCCGCCCTGGGTGCGCTGAATGGCGAATCGGAGTGGGAGGACAAGGTCATCGAGTTGATGTCGGCAGTGGACACCTATATTCCGACGCCGGCTCGCGAGATGGACAAGCCCTTTCTGATGCCTGTGGAGGACATTTTCTCCATTACGGGTCGCGGGACGGTCGCCACGGGACGCATCGAGCGCGGCGTCGTCAATGTGGGTGAAGCGGTGGATATTTTGGGTATGCAGGAAGAGAAGTTAAGCTCCACGGTGACGGGTGTGGAGATGTTCAGGAAACTTCTTGACACCGGTCAGGCGGGGGATAATGTGGGGTTACTTCTCCGTGGCATCGACAAGGATGCTATTGAGCGCGGAATGGTGATTTGCAAGCCGGGCTCTATTACGCCCCATCGCCATTTCGAGTGCGAGGTGTATGTATTGTCCAAGGATGAGGGAGGGCGTCATACGCCGTTCTTCAAGGGGTATCGCCCGCAGTTCTACTTCCGTACCACGGATGTAACAGGGGATATCGAATTGCCTTCGGGCGTGGAGATGGTGATGCCCGGCGACAATACGCAGTTCGAGGTGAAGCTGATTCAGCCGGTGGCGATGGAGGAAGGCTTGCGTTTCGCGATTCGCGAGGGTGGCCGTACCGTGGGCGCCGGCGTGGTGACGAAGATACTGGATTAG
- the fusA gene encoding elongation factor G: MASVKTIPLEKTRNIGIMAHIDAGKTTTTERILFYTGRLHRMGEVHEGGATMDWMEQEKERGITITSAATTCFWKDHRINIIDTPGHVDFTVEVERSLRVLDGAIALFCAVGGVEPQSETVWRQANKYGVPRIAFVNKMDRTGADFENTVQMMRERLKAHPIPVQIPIGSGDMFRGVIDLIEDKAIVWHDESQGATWDEINVPADLRKEARHWRIHLLEAIAEYNDALLMKYLEGEEITAQEIRTAVRAATLNIDITPVFCGSAFKNKGVQRLLDGAIDYLPGPVDIPAVSGIHPRSGQALERNPDPSAPFSAIAFKIATDPYVGKLTFFRVYSGTLNKGSQVLNASSQNKERIGRILFMHANHREDIERVVAGDIAAAVGLKQIRTGDTLCDPGHPVVLEHMEFPEPVIRIAIEPKTKADGDKMSQGLMKLSEEDPTFVVRTDEETGQTIIAGMGELHLEIIVDRLKREFQVAANIGRPQVAYREAITASCDERYVHKKQTGGRGQFAEVHVEFTPTENGVGFEFADEVKGGNIPKEFIPSVEKGIKAAMMQGPLAGYPVEGVRARLYDGKYHDVDSDQNAFEIAGRMAFRSASRKAKPVMMEPIMQVEVITPEEYMGDVIGDLNSRRGRIESMAPRQDAQGIAASVPLSEMFGYSTDLRSITQGRAIYTMQFDHYAEVPKSIAEEIVSSNAGAVAA; encoded by the coding sequence ATGGCCAGCGTAAAGACGATACCTCTTGAAAAAACCCGCAATATCGGGATCATGGCCCATATTGATGCGGGCAAAACCACCACGACGGAGCGCATTCTGTTTTATACGGGTCGCCTCCATCGTATGGGAGAGGTACACGAGGGCGGTGCTACGATGGACTGGATGGAGCAGGAAAAGGAGCGTGGCATTACGATCACGAGTGCGGCAACCACTTGTTTCTGGAAAGATCATCGCATCAACATTATTGACACGCCGGGTCATGTGGATTTCACGGTCGAAGTGGAACGTTCCCTGCGTGTGCTTGATGGAGCTATTGCGCTTTTCTGCGCTGTAGGAGGAGTGGAGCCCCAATCCGAGACCGTATGGCGTCAGGCCAACAAGTATGGTGTGCCGCGTATCGCCTTTGTCAATAAGATGGATCGCACGGGAGCCGATTTCGAGAATACCGTGCAGATGATGCGCGAACGGCTGAAAGCACATCCCATCCCTGTGCAGATTCCTATTGGTTCAGGGGACATGTTCCGGGGCGTGATCGATCTGATCGAGGACAAGGCTATTGTTTGGCACGACGAATCTCAGGGGGCGACATGGGATGAAATCAATGTCCCTGCAGACCTCAGGAAGGAAGCCAGACACTGGCGCATTCACCTTCTTGAAGCGATTGCGGAGTACAACGATGCGCTTCTGATGAAGTATCTCGAAGGCGAGGAGATCACGGCGCAGGAAATCAGGACGGCGGTCCGTGCAGCTACATTAAACATCGATATTACACCGGTTTTTTGTGGTTCCGCGTTCAAAAACAAGGGCGTCCAGCGTTTGCTGGACGGCGCCATTGATTACCTGCCGGGTCCTGTCGACATTCCGGCCGTGTCCGGAATTCATCCGAGATCCGGCCAGGCGCTCGAGCGCAACCCCGATCCATCCGCCCCGTTCAGCGCCATTGCATTCAAGATCGCAACGGATCCCTACGTCGGAAAACTGACGTTTTTCCGCGTGTACAGCGGCACGCTCAATAAGGGCTCCCAGGTGCTGAACGCCTCCTCGCAGAACAAGGAACGGATCGGACGTATTCTCTTTATGCATGCGAACCATCGGGAGGATATTGAGCGCGTGGTAGCCGGAGATATTGCGGCAGCGGTCGGGCTCAAGCAGATCAGGACGGGAGACACGTTATGTGATCCCGGACATCCGGTTGTTCTCGAACACATGGAATTTCCGGAGCCGGTCATTCGCATCGCGATCGAGCCTAAGACCAAGGCGGACGGGGACAAGATGTCACAGGGCCTCATGAAGTTGTCTGAGGAAGACCCGACATTTGTAGTCCGTACGGACGAGGAAACGGGACAGACGATCATTGCGGGGATGGGTGAATTACACCTTGAAATCATCGTGGACCGTCTGAAACGTGAGTTCCAGGTCGCTGCCAATATCGGCCGCCCGCAGGTAGCGTATCGCGAAGCGATCACTGCTTCCTGTGACGAACGATACGTGCACAAAAAGCAGACAGGGGGCCGCGGGCAATTTGCAGAGGTGCATGTTGAGTTCACGCCCACAGAGAATGGCGTGGGCTTCGAATTTGCCGACGAAGTCAAGGGAGGAAATATTCCGAAGGAGTTTATTCCCTCCGTAGAGAAGGGCATCAAGGCTGCTATGATGCAAGGGCCGTTGGCCGGTTATCCTGTCGAAGGTGTCAGGGCCCGTCTCTATGACGGGAAGTACCACGACGTGGATTCTGACCAGAACGCCTTTGAGATCGCGGGCCGCATGGCTTTTCGCAGTGCGTCCCGGAAGGCAAAGCCGGTTATGATGGAACCCATTATGCAGGTGGAAGTGATCACGCCGGAGGAGTACATGGGGGACGTGATTGGTGACCTGAACAGCCGCCGGGGCCGTATCGAGAGCATGGCTCCGCGTCAGGATGCACAAGGCATCGCCGCATCCGTACCCCTGTCGGAGATGTTCGGGTATTCAACCGACCTCCGATCCATCACGCAAGGACGGGCCATCTATACGATGCAATTTGACCATTACGCAGAAGTGCCGAAGAGCATCGCCGAAGAGATTGTTTCGTCAAACGCCGGAGCCGTTGCAGCATAG